Below is a window of Neodiprion virginianus isolate iyNeoVirg1 chromosome 4, iyNeoVirg1.1, whole genome shotgun sequence DNA.
gggCCATGGATCCACCCAATTTTACTTGCCGCATACGTGATTTATGGTTGGATAAATAACGTTTAATTCAGTTAATCGCTACTCAGACGGTAAATTATAAACGTTTACACAATATACAATGCTCAATAGATCCATAGCAAAAACGTAAGTTACACATTTGCATTGTATTTGCATTGTAATTGCATTGCATTGCATTGTAAAACAATAGAGTCATGAAAGTATGAAATACGCATTGATTTGGTAGCAAACTAAGAATCCGTTTGATGCGGTAATACGTACGCtgttatgaattttaattaatgaattaTGTTAACGAATTACGTCCGAATGATACGACAGTGATAATTTCCCTATAACCGTAGatatatgcatacattatTGTATCcgtatacctgtaataaatCCCTGTTATTAAGTAAATATCTAATATTtatgataattatatcttATAACTTGTAattaatacatatattacgaCTGTCAAGGCTTAAGCACACAACGAAACCAAACTGTCGTACCATCGATTTTTCCTCTgtcttttcacatttttcaaacagtcTAGTTATAaacgaatttaattaaaaaaaatgtatttatcgATAATTCTACCGTCACAAAATGCGAGTGATAAAACGTTACCTTTGAAAAAACACGTAACGTTGTTTATACTGTACGCTGCCATTTctaattcttgaaattttgatcaaCTCTTCTAATGATCCGTTCTTCAAAGCGGCATGAAAGGAAATTTCTCTGTCATGACGCACTGCCAGAAGCATTTCGAACAATCATTAtacttttgtaattttacaGAGATATTATTCGATGGAAAAGTAAATATGCATCCTTATACGATATATTATTACCCACTTTCCCATAAactagaaaataaatatgtgtatTGTAACTCTATAATAagactgtatatatatatattatatctgACTAggattttcaattgatttcaaaACTTGATTCGAAAgttcattgaatttttcgaattatttaaattatattataactgCCATATGATTGATCACGAGCTCGGTTTGGCcgtagttttatttttatgcaagTAATAAAATCTATTTGGTTAACCAGcttttatgattttcaattgaaattctcTTGACCTTGGAATATTCGCAACTGATACCTCTCGCacgataaatttatcatacaaaaatatttatgccATTCTATGTGCCATTATAAATAAGTTAATAACGAAGCGGGTCCTCCACCTGCTAACTGATTATTAATGATAATTACGCAACGTATGGTACCAGTTAACAAATTAAGGCTCAATACcggcatatatacacataccatacatacatagacggctaaaaaatctgtaatttatatttctaaTAGGAATTGTAGAATAATAACCCATTTCTCTGTGAAAATAGTTTAACCATTGAAACCAATAATTAAACGCTTTTtagttgtttctttttttcttttttgttagAAACTTGTAACAACTATCATTTTATAGCCTGGCTTTAACACATAAACATctatatatttcaaataaaagtataaaaatccCTTTGAAGCAATCTATTACTGTCAATCGTTTGTCTCAAAATTATACTTTGTATTCTACTTTATTGTGAAACTATATTTACGGTAACTAAAAATCAAGAATATCGTCAAAGTCATCAGAATTTGTCTcaaagaatgatttttttttaatcccgTATTTAGGAACTTGTGGCTGGTTTGCATTAAGACTgcagtttctttctttcaacagTGGTTTAtcttttttaataattgaGTTATTTTTaactgatttttcaaaaatttccttgCACTTAGAGCTGGGTGGTTCCACTACATTGCGAAGATTTCCTTTTTGAAATGGAACATCATCTGCCATTTTCAACCGCTTAAAAGTCATATCTGCAGGTTGAggtaaacaaaaattcaacccAATCTTGTTTTCATTCCTAGACTCATATTCATCATGTATGCCATTTTCAGGACAAAACTTTCTTTTTGCATGGGTTTGCGGTATATTACTGGTTTCATTCAGACCAAAATAATTTTGACTGCCACTAGCGCTTTGCTCTATTAATGATACCGGTTTGAAATGATCCGTTAATTCTATGTTGCCATTAGTCTCATTCCGTATATAAGTATTAGCGCTCAACGCGATACTGACTTCCAGCaattcttcgttttcgttattttcagTTCTATTTCTTAAAATGGAAAAGTTTGTGTTTCGGTCTTGTGACCTTGTCGAAATtgaagttttcattttattgttagCAAAAAGGAACGATACTACTTGTTCTTCATCATCTAAATCGTTACCAATTAATGTTTCGTTATCATTAGTTAAATCTGTTTCACAAGGTTTTTCTGCAGTTTCTACAAGATATTTAGTCCATTTACTATGTGGGGTAGGTCTTTCTGTCATAAGTTTTTCCTTAACTTCCGTTTCACTTGATACATCCGACATGTCAAACTTTGTCcgattttcagtatttttcatcaaatttaaGTGTTGAACTTGAAGACGACAGTCTTGACCAGAACCTTGATAATAAAcctgaaaaatgtatgcacTAGTGGTTGATTTAGGTCAAGtgcaaagaaaagaaaataatctttATATGCAACGCAACACTgtgaatgataaaattaatagaCTGAATTATCTCAATGAGTAATACGACTGATAACAAGTGAATTAACATTACATGTTGTATAGATTGCATCTCGTTGCATATCTTGCATTGCCATTTCTTCGCTTTTTtgacgatatgaacctgaaATTTGTACTTCGATGTAATAACTGCATTTTCAAATAGAACAAAATAGTCACAAGGTGTTGTACCTGAAACATTTTGCAGGAATAACATTGCAGAACGTTTAGTTCCTGTACCATATTGGTGTTGATTGTTGACAGTTGAACATTTTGACCATGGCCACGGAAACATGGCAGATGTTGCTCCCAACTATAGACCTACCaaccagccccctgacactcaccactgctcgtatactaaaaaatagtACGCGTCTTGTCCCCGTTCtttagttcctctacgtggcgctagtagtagacttctgacacgctcgctgccctcgctgaccgcgcgcGATCTCGTCAGgtaactactagcgccactagtggtggaaattggcggcagaatcgagagacattttgcgaaccacttttagcaccgtgtgtcagggggctgcTACAGGTTTCTCTCTGCTGCTACTACCGCTTCTGATGATCGACGAGTGTCGGTAATACAGACATCGGTTGAGCCCATTCTTACCGATCGAACAATGGAAGGTCCGTTCAACTCGATCGCTACAGTTTTTATTACGATCAGCCCTCTGAATTTCTCATATTTCCGTCCACAGTAATCGAGTTCAGTGGCTTCAGATGAAGGCGTCTGATTGGCCTGACACGTGAAGAGCCGTTGTGTTGTCATTTACAATTTGAGTATCGAGATCCCTCAACAGGACGAaagatttatttatatcaaatCACTTGACGCAGTTCATTGTGAGTTGTGTGATGTCAATAAATGTGACTGTAAACGGAAACCCGGTTAGCATTCGCCGTGGAAGAATGGTTCTTTCGGATTTagatcaaattaaaaaaaacgaacgtGACAGGCGAAGAAAGTTACGGCTGGAACAGGTGTGTTCcctcatcaattttttaattcttcttaTTTAAATTCCTTAAGGAAATTTGTTCTTATTAGGTCACTAATTCTTCTTCATTACCATTGAGCTATTCGTAGATAATCGATTTTATATCTTCGCCTTGAATAACAACGAGAATCTGATTTTGAGTAGTTACATTGTTCTTTtaaattgacgaaaaatttcaattttcagctAACAGCAATACAATCTTTTATCTACCCATCCCCGACGATATTTAAATCGTGTTCACCTCCCTCTACTTGATACAATGACATTTGACACACAATTTAGTTGATCGGtaagttattatttattattgctTGGTCTCCAGGTTAGGCAACAGTCGAAAGAAATATCAAACAGACTTCTGGAACGTGCCAAAAATGTGTCCAAGGCACAGCTCACACagttggaaaaagatggtCGCTCAGAACTCCGACAAATGcacgatcaaaaaatcatgGATCTTCAAAGGAAGTACCAAGAAGATATGGAGGACATAGGCCGTGCACATGCTTCCGCTGCACTTCAGCCAGATGTGGAAACACTATTGGAGgctgaacgaaaaaaaaatagactcATAGCCGcagaaagaggaagagaagcACGACAACGCTTGAAAGATTCAACTCaggtaaattttattaatgttCAAATAACGTGGTACCTCAGCCTTGTCAAGTCTTACGTTAACACCTTCTTCAGTTACTGCATTTAAAATAACTATTACCTtactgaatatatttatcTAATACCATATTTTCAGGTGGATGATGACCATACTGCACTACACGAGAGGCAGCGACAAGTACGAGAGATGGAAAATGCACGAGCTTCTATGGTGGCTAATTTACCGAAAAAATCATGCACCAAAAATGATTCTGATCAAGATTCGGACTCGTCGGGAAATGAAAACACAGTTCGAACAAGtcccaaaaaaaaacctgacaAAAAAGTCAATAGGTTTCAGACATCAGTTCCCAAAGTAGTCGTTCAATCGTCAGATGTTCAGGTTCGACTATTGGCACATTCCATAAATTTACAGTCTCACAAGAACGATATGCTAATATTGCGGGTTTTTTCACAGCAAAAAGTAGCCTAAATTAGGTGACTCTGTTATAATGCCAGAAAGACATCACGATAATAATACTTGGTTCAATTCATTTACAGGTTGTTGTGAGCAATCCAAAAGCAAAAAGGACAGAACCACAACCGGGTCCATCTAGAGTACCAATGCATAAGACGGAAATCGAATCAAAACGTTCAACGAATAAAACAGTCACTAATATATCGGATTTTCCACGTGTGATAACTGGTTGCGAGTCTGATGATCAGAAACctagaaaaaatttaccaactTTAAATTCCCCTTCCAAAGCTAATAAAGTGGCAAG
It encodes the following:
- the LOC124303519 gene encoding uncharacterized protein LOC124303519, translating into MVQELNVLQCYSCKMFQVHIVKKAKKWQCKICNEMQSIQHVYYQGSGQDCRLQVQHLNLMKNTENRTKFDMSDVSSETEVKEKLMTERPTPHSKWTKYLVETAEKPCETDLTNDNETLIGNDLDDEEQVVSFLFANNKMKTSISTRSQDRNTNFSILRNRTENNENEELLEVSIALSANTYIRNETNGNIELTDHFKPVSLIEQSASGSQNYFGLNETSNIPQTHAKRKFCPENGIHDEYESRNENKIGLNFCLPQPADMTFKRLKMADDVPFQKGNLRNVVEPPSSKCKEIFEKSVKNNSIIKKDKPLLKERNCSLNANQPQVPKYGIKKKSFFETNSDDFDDILDF